Proteins from a genomic interval of Fusarium oxysporum Fo47 chromosome I, complete sequence:
- a CDS encoding ZPR1 zinc-finger domain-containing protein, with product MATEDTTKQTPEEFFQSIGDKVNKLAPAAVDAQNADDDERAVEEIESLCMNCGKNGVTRLLLTAIPYFREVVIMSFSCEHCHTQNNEIQAAGTVQPKGTHYELRLTDLADFSRQVVKSDTSTVKFIELDLEIPAGRGQLTNVEGLLTTVIEDLEMGQEARKEQAPEVYVKVAEIIAKGRAMLMGDSFPFRVWVDDPAGNSFIAPDLKDGVGKWEKHEYARTAEQNAALGLSDSDANAQQPQNPGLTADGEIIPNEVYSFPATCPGCMHPCTTHMKMVDIPHFKQVVLMSTVCDDCGYRSNDVKTGGEIPEKGEKIILEVSDGADLARDILKSETCGLECPELKLQVNPGTLGGRFTTVEGLLTQVRGDLHSQIFEADGSGQGGDSLASDEKSQWTAFFDGLDAAIRGEKPFTIILTDPFASSYVQPLVDPPAPDPKIHRENYTRTDEEEEELGLKDMKLENYGEQEEDKKGKEGKETETAAER from the exons ATGGCTACCGAAGACACAACCAAGCAGACTCCCGAGGAGTTCTTCCAGAGCATCGGCGACAAGGTTAACAAACTTGCGcctgctgctgttgatgccCAAAATGCCGACGACGACGAGCGCGCTGTCGAAGAGATTGAGTCTCTGTGCATGAACTGCGGCAAGAAT GGTGTCACCAGACTTCTTCTCACTGCGATCCCCTACTTCCGCGAGGTCGTTATCATGTCCTTCTCCTGCGAGCACTGCCACACCCAGAACAACGAGATCCAGGCTGCCGGAACCGTCCAGCCCAAGGGAACCCACTACGAGCTGCGTTTGACAGACCTCGCCGACTTTTCGCGACAGGTTGTCAAGTCCGATACCTCCACCGTCAAGTTCATCGAGCTGGATCTCGAGATTCCTGCTGGCCGTGGCCAGCTTACAAATGTCGAGGGTCTCCTGACCACTGTCATTGAGGACCTTGAGATGGGACAAGAGGCGCGAAAGGAGCAGGCTCCCGAGGTGTATGTCAAGGTTGCTGagatcatcgccaagggTCGCGCCATGTTGATGGGCGACTCATTTCCCTTCCGTGTCTGGGTCGATGACCCTGCCGGAAACTCGTTCATCGCCCCTGATCTCAAGGATGGTGTTGGAAAGTGGGAGAAGCACGAATATGCCCGAACTGCTGAACAGAACGCCGCCCTTGGTCTCTCCGACTCCGACGCTAATGCTCAGCAACCGCAAAACCCTGGCTTGACTGCTGATGGTGAAATCATCCCCAACGAAGTCTACAGCTTTCCCGCGACATGCCCTGGCTGCATGCATCCTTGCACCACACACATGAAGATGGTCGATATTCCCCACTTCAAGCAAGTTGTTCTCATGTCCACCGTGTGTGACGACTGCGGCTACCGCTCCAACGATGTCAAGACAGGTGGTGAGATTCCTGAAAAGGGCGAGAAGATCATCCTCGAAGTCAGCGACGGCGCCGACCTGGCACGTGATATTCTCAAGAGTGAGACTTGTGGCCTTGAGTGCCCCGAGCTTAAGCTCCAGGTCAACCCCGGCACCCTGGGTGGTCGCTTCACTACTGTTGAAGGTCTCCTGACCCAGGTCCGTGGTGATCTTCACTCTCAGATCTTCGAGGCCGACGGCTCGGGCCAGGGTGGTGACTCCCTCGCCAGCGACGAGAAGTCTCAATGGACCGCCTTCTTTGACGGTCTTGATGCCGCCATCCGTGGCGAGAAGCCCTTCACAATTATCCTTACCGACCCCTTCGCCAGCAGCTACGTTCAGCCTCTCGTAGACCCCCCTGCTCCCGACCCCAAGATTCACCGTGAGAACTATACCCGcacagatgaggaagaggaggagcttggtCTCAAGGACATGAAGTTGGAGAACTACggagagcaggaggaggataagAAGGGGAAAGAGGGAAAGGAGACCGAGACTGCCGCTGAGAGGTAG